A stretch of Castanea sativa cultivar Marrone di Chiusa Pesio chromosome 2, ASM4071231v1 DNA encodes these proteins:
- the LOC142624166 gene encoding pto-interacting protein 1 isoform X1 produces MSCFGCCEENDIHKAADTGPFVANNSAVNMNPAGNNGGYAAKEAVPKDKQTVTMQPIAVPAIPVEELKDITDNFGTKALIGEGSYGRVYHGVLNGGQTAAIKKLDSSKQPDQEFLAKVSMVSRLKNENVVELVGYCVDGSLRVLAYEYAPNGSLHDILHGRKGVKGAQPGPVLSWAQRVKIAVGAAKGLEYLHEKAQPHIVHRDIKSSNILLFDDDVAKIADFDLSNEAPDNAARLHSTRVLGTFGYHAPEYAMTGQLSSKSDVYSFGVVLLELLTGRKPVDHTLPRGQQSLVTWATPKLSEDKVKQCVDARLNAEYPPKAVAKMAAVAALCVQYEADFRPNMSIVVKALQPLLNPRSGPPSETPQRL; encoded by the exons ATGAGCTGCTTCGGTTGTTGTGAAGAAAATGATATCCATAAAGCTGCTGATACTGGACCATTTGTGGCAAATAATTCAGCAG TCAACATGAATCCTGCAGGAAATAATGGAGGATATGCTGCCAAAGAAGCTGTGCCAAAAGATAAACAGACTGTAACTATGCAACCTATTGCTGTCCCTGCCATTCCAGTAGAGGAGTTGAAGGATATAACGGATAATTTTGGTACAAAGGCTTTAATTGGTGAGGGCTCATATGGAAGAGTGTATCATGGTGTCCTGAATGGTGGGCAGACTGCAGCCATTAAAAAGTTAGACTCCAGTAAACAGCCTGATCAAGAATTTCTAGCAAAG GTCTCCATGGTATCAagactaaaaaatgaaaatgttgtCGAGCTTGTTGGTTATTGCGTTGATGGCTCTCTTCGTGTCCTTGCGTATGAGTATGCACCCAATGGGTCTCTTCATGATATTCTTCATG GACGAAAAGGTGTCAAAGGAGCACAGCCAGGCCCAGTTCTGTCATGGGCACAAAGAGTTAAAATTGCTGTTGGGGCAGCAAAAGGGCTTGAATATCTACACGAGAAGGCACAACCTCATATTGTCCATCGTGATATCAAGTCCAGCAATATACTGCTTTTTGATGATGATGTCGCAAAGATTGCtgattttgatttgtcaaaCGAAGCCCCTGATAATGCAGCACGCCTTCATTCCACTCGTGTACTCGGCACCTTTGGTTATCATGCTCCAGA ATATGCAATGACTGGGCAGCTGAGTTCAAAGAGTGATGTTTACAGTTTTGGAGTCGTCCTACTGGAACTCTTGACTGGTCGTAAACCTGTTGATCATACACTGCCACGTGGACAGCAGAGCCTTGTGACATGG GCAACACCAAAACTCAGTGAAGATAAGGTGAAGCAATGTGTTGATGCTAGACTCAATGCGGAATACCCTCCCAAGGCAGTTGCAAAG ATGGCTGCTGTTGCTGCCTTGTGTGTGCAATATGAAGCTGATTTTCGGCCAAATATGAGCATTGTAGTTAAAGCTCTACAGCCTCTATTGAACCCTCGATCTGGTCCCCCAAGTGAAACACCGCAGCGCTTGTGA
- the LOC142624166 gene encoding pto-interacting protein 1 isoform X2, with amino-acid sequence MSCFGCCEENDIHKAADTGPFVANNSAGNNGGYAAKEAVPKDKQTVTMQPIAVPAIPVEELKDITDNFGTKALIGEGSYGRVYHGVLNGGQTAAIKKLDSSKQPDQEFLAKVSMVSRLKNENVVELVGYCVDGSLRVLAYEYAPNGSLHDILHGRKGVKGAQPGPVLSWAQRVKIAVGAAKGLEYLHEKAQPHIVHRDIKSSNILLFDDDVAKIADFDLSNEAPDNAARLHSTRVLGTFGYHAPEYAMTGQLSSKSDVYSFGVVLLELLTGRKPVDHTLPRGQQSLVTWATPKLSEDKVKQCVDARLNAEYPPKAVAKMAAVAALCVQYEADFRPNMSIVVKALQPLLNPRSGPPSETPQRL; translated from the exons ATGAGCTGCTTCGGTTGTTGTGAAGAAAATGATATCCATAAAGCTGCTGATACTGGACCATTTGTGGCAAATAATTCAGCAG GAAATAATGGAGGATATGCTGCCAAAGAAGCTGTGCCAAAAGATAAACAGACTGTAACTATGCAACCTATTGCTGTCCCTGCCATTCCAGTAGAGGAGTTGAAGGATATAACGGATAATTTTGGTACAAAGGCTTTAATTGGTGAGGGCTCATATGGAAGAGTGTATCATGGTGTCCTGAATGGTGGGCAGACTGCAGCCATTAAAAAGTTAGACTCCAGTAAACAGCCTGATCAAGAATTTCTAGCAAAG GTCTCCATGGTATCAagactaaaaaatgaaaatgttgtCGAGCTTGTTGGTTATTGCGTTGATGGCTCTCTTCGTGTCCTTGCGTATGAGTATGCACCCAATGGGTCTCTTCATGATATTCTTCATG GACGAAAAGGTGTCAAAGGAGCACAGCCAGGCCCAGTTCTGTCATGGGCACAAAGAGTTAAAATTGCTGTTGGGGCAGCAAAAGGGCTTGAATATCTACACGAGAAGGCACAACCTCATATTGTCCATCGTGATATCAAGTCCAGCAATATACTGCTTTTTGATGATGATGTCGCAAAGATTGCtgattttgatttgtcaaaCGAAGCCCCTGATAATGCAGCACGCCTTCATTCCACTCGTGTACTCGGCACCTTTGGTTATCATGCTCCAGA ATATGCAATGACTGGGCAGCTGAGTTCAAAGAGTGATGTTTACAGTTTTGGAGTCGTCCTACTGGAACTCTTGACTGGTCGTAAACCTGTTGATCATACACTGCCACGTGGACAGCAGAGCCTTGTGACATGG GCAACACCAAAACTCAGTGAAGATAAGGTGAAGCAATGTGTTGATGCTAGACTCAATGCGGAATACCCTCCCAAGGCAGTTGCAAAG ATGGCTGCTGTTGCTGCCTTGTGTGTGCAATATGAAGCTGATTTTCGGCCAAATATGAGCATTGTAGTTAAAGCTCTACAGCCTCTATTGAACCCTCGATCTGGTCCCCCAAGTGAAACACCGCAGCGCTTGTGA
- the LOC142624165 gene encoding putative receptor-like protein kinase At5g18500 — translation MATDLNTGLSKKTFVFGLKVWVLMGITVGLFIVVILVLLSFCLTSRKKSKRGNDMLPLSQIPAVSEEIKEIKVDQASANHYFPQDGAFLTLSDKFPDKELEKVLIHSKNGDNGSQSGSFNNVEQEAAGSQSGEEGGAGTISVHRPSSHPITAPSPLSGLPEFSHLGWGHWFTLRDLDRATNRFSKENIIGEGGYGTVFRGQLINGSPVAVKKLFNNLGQAEKEFRVEVEAIGHVRHKNLVRLLGYCVEGTERLLVYEYVNNGNLEQWLHGAMRQHGFLTWEARMKILLGTAKALAYLHEAIEPKVVHRDIKSSNILIDDDFNAKISDFGLAKLLCAGTSYITTRIMGTFGYVAPEYANSGLLNEKSDVYSFGVVLLEAITGRDPVDYGRPQHEVNLVDWLKLMVGSRRSEEVVDPNIEARPSTSALKRALLTALRCVDPDGDKRPKMSQVVRMLESEEYPIPREDRRRRRSQAGNAEQDSQRENSDMDRIDNPDLRSNGRRNHRA, via the exons ATGGCAACTGATCTTAACACAGGACTGTCCAAAAAGacatttgtttttggtttgaaaGTGTGGGTGTTAATGGGGATCACTGTCGGGTTGTTTATTGTAGTTATCCTTGTGTTGCTATCATTTTGTCTTACTTCCCGAAAGAAATCTAAAAGGGGTAATGACATGCTTCCCCTTAGCCAAATTCCAGCTGTTTCAGAGGAAATCAAAGAGATTAAGGTTGATCAAGCTTCAGCAAACCATTATTTTCCCCAAGATGGTGCTTTTCTTACCCTCAGTGATAAGTTCCCTGACAAAGAGTTGGAGAAGGTTTTGATCCATTCAAAGAATGGAGATAATGGGAGTCAATCAGGTTCATTTAATAATGTTGAGCAAGAAGCTGCTGGTTCTCAGTCGGGAGAAGAGGGAGGTGCGGGAACAATTTCTGTGCACAGGCCTTCTTCGCACCCCATAACTGCTCCTTCACCTTTGTCTGGTCTGCCTGAGTTCTCTCACCTTGGTTGGGGTCACTGGTTTACACTAAGGGACCTAGATCGTGCAACAAATCGGTTTTCAAAGGAAAATATTATCGGTGAGGGTGGTTATGGAACTGTCTTTCGAGGTCAGTTGATTAATGGGTCTCCTGTGGCTGTTAAGAAGCTCTTCAACAATCT AGGACAAGCCGAGAAGGAATTTAGAGTGGAAGTTGAGGCTATTGGTCATGTTCGGCATAAGAACTTAGTTCGTCTTTTGGGGTATTGCGTTGAAGGAACAGAAAG GTTGTTGGTATATGAGTATGTCAACAATGGCAATTTGGAGCAGTGGCTTCATGGAGCTATGCGTCAACATGGATTTCTTACTTGGGAGGCTCGGATGAAAATTCTCCTTGGCACTGCTAAGGC GCTGGCTTATTTACATGAGGCTATTGAGCCTAAAGTAGTCCATCGAGATATCAAATCAAGCAATATATTGATTGATGATGACTTCAATGCTAAGATATCTGATTTTGGTCTGGCCAAATTGCTGTGTGCTGGGACAAGTTATATTACAACTAGAATTATGGGTACCTTTGG TTATGTTGCTCCAGAATATGCTAATTCTGGCCTCCTAAATGAGAAGAGTGATGTCTATAGTTTTGGGGTGGTGCTTCTGGAAGCAATTACGGGAAGAGACCCAGTGGATTATGGCCGGCCCCAGCATGAG GTAAATCTAGTTGACTGGCTGAAGTTGATGGTTGGAAGCAGGCGCTCAGAAGAGGTGGTAGATCCAAACATTGAGGCTAGACCATCAACAAGTGCCCTTAAGCGAGCCCTTTTGACTGCTTTGAGATGTGTTGATCCAGATGGTGACAAAAGACCGAAGATGAGTCAAGTTGTTCGCATGCTTGAATCTGAGGAATATCCTATACCTAGAGAG GATCGAAGACGCAGGAGGAGTCAAGCAGGCAATGCAGAGCAAGATTCTCAGAGAGAGAATTCTGACATGGATAGGATTGACAATCCAGATTTGAGATCAAATGGCAGAAGGAACCATCGGGCATAG